From Plasmodium berghei strain NK65 ny genome assembly, organelle: plastid:apicoplast, a single genomic window includes:
- the rps4 gene encoding apicoplast ribosomal protein S4: MIKFLTPKIKILKKLNLPFLLYLSSKYNYKLKINKYVYKSYFDLKLKFVRYICYNYCITFKQYLHYLKKIKSYNENNLYFKLLNLLESRLDVFLVNIGVFKTILQSRYYIKYKYVYLNNVYCNYYNIKLKGNDIIFFNKKIKYIILQNLIYRYNIYIYISNLYKYNFIKSSSFNDNFIICIYNFKIKILNDLYLNNILYIYNNIYNI; the protein is encoded by the coding sequence ATGATAAAATTTTTAACTCCTAAAATAAAAATTTTAAAAAAATTAAATCTTCCTTTTTTATTATATTTATCTAGTAAATATAATTATAAATTAAAAATTAATAAATATGTCTATAAATCTTATTTTGATTTAAAATTAAAATTTGTAAGATATATTTGTTATAATTATTGTATAACATTTAAACAATATTTACATTATTTAAAAAAAATAAAGAGTTATAATGAGAATAATTTATATTTTAAATTATTAAATTTATTAGAATCTAGATTAGATGTTTTTTTAGTTAATATAGGGGTTTTTAAAACTATATTACAATCTAGATATTATATAAAGTATAAATATGTATATTTAAATAATGTTTATTGTAATTATTATAATATTAAATTAAAAGGTAATGATATAATTTTTTTTAATAAAAAAATTAAATATATAATTTTACAAAATTTAATTTATAGATATAATATATATATTTATATATCAAATTTATATAAATATAATTTTATTAAATCTTCTAGTTTTAATGATAATTTTATTATATGTATATATAATTTTAAAATAAAAATATTAAATGATTTATATTTAAATAATATTTTATATATTTATAATAATATTTATAATATATAA